A single Paracholeplasma manati DNA region contains:
- a CDS encoding ABC transporter ATP-binding protein/permease: MLTLKNVSKSYHPKKGKVVQALKDVSLSFTETGMVFLLGKSGSGKSTLMNIIGGLDNTDQGEVIFLNKQVSSFNQSEYDAYRNTQVGFVFQEFNLIESFSVYQNIALSKRLQNQEVTREEVVNLLETLDLKDEIDRMPYELSGGQKQRISIGRALIKNPKILLADEPTGALDSDTSKQIFELLKSLSKSRLVIIVSHDRDFATAYGDRVIELSDGKVIKDSNPIEPMETNQHMDLKTPHLPLKDAFMIGLSAFLKKPVRMVITMLILIFSFTLYGFLDSITNYSIDDVVIKQAYLAGQKTITISRTPEIGLFVSEMPSNFGQSQFDQLQSKYPNRFMRPVYEKRYFLSTVSNPTQDSSYYPYKTSGLIYIDNDLLAKTGYSIIGRLPQNEFEVVIPLHLVETYQKDGYIIDDEIFEINQPTDLLGKQLFNYTDLIIVGIIDTHFNKERYLPYVESSDGETKWLLREELDAINDNSPHTFLYVHKTYLDQLLNQSNYLSFGNSRLFKYDEPNKDLEETYQSNDTFMIDFKIIKTDSIPNDVIFKPGVDMDGLTENQIIIGIDTLDFWLMAKPFPDFYPLYEVLFEELVQNYANENYETYKDDLASLDQIYTKAEFVLALRDFNYFNALESSPSYALEHNAMNQASITVILNDSRTTTMATSFQYGLRGSRISVFDIEIVGFYQGAFSLVNQSFYEQIQQQTGAYPYRSVLVNLTGNMNNDIAFLHSVRKLGVSYEVTNEIEYMMSYNDNSMVFMQSMIIWVSLVIAIFASILFHNFIHISISNKKKDIGILRALGSRKVDIFRIFLSEVLFMSLIITILSLIFTTISIHYLNDFVLDYLNLDIDLFWVELKQVVSILTLTILVSTLSSWLPIHRYSKQKPVDVIKIIES; the protein is encoded by the coding sequence ATGTTAACATTAAAGAATGTGTCAAAATCTTACCATCCCAAAAAAGGCAAAGTCGTTCAGGCCTTAAAAGATGTCTCATTATCTTTTACCGAAACTGGGATGGTCTTTTTATTGGGTAAGTCCGGTAGTGGTAAATCCACACTGATGAACATCATCGGTGGATTAGACAATACCGATCAGGGTGAAGTTATATTTTTAAACAAACAAGTATCCTCATTCAATCAAAGTGAATATGATGCTTATCGAAACACTCAAGTGGGCTTCGTATTTCAAGAGTTTAATTTGATTGAATCTTTTTCAGTGTATCAGAATATCGCTTTATCCAAGAGACTACAAAATCAAGAGGTCACTCGAGAAGAAGTGGTTAATCTTTTGGAAACTTTAGATTTGAAAGATGAAATCGATCGTATGCCTTATGAGCTCAGTGGAGGTCAAAAACAACGCATTTCAATTGGAAGAGCACTCATAAAGAATCCTAAAATCCTATTGGCCGATGAGCCTACTGGTGCGCTCGATTCGGATACCAGTAAACAAATATTTGAATTACTTAAATCGTTATCCAAATCTCGTTTGGTCATCATTGTTTCACACGATCGAGACTTCGCTACAGCCTATGGCGATCGTGTGATCGAGTTATCGGATGGGAAAGTAATAAAAGATTCCAATCCAATAGAACCGATGGAAACCAATCAACACATGGATTTAAAAACACCCCATTTACCTTTAAAAGACGCATTTATGATAGGACTTAGTGCTTTTTTAAAGAAACCAGTAAGAATGGTCATCACGATGTTGATATTGATATTTTCATTCACCTTATATGGATTTTTGGACAGCATTACGAACTATTCGATAGATGATGTAGTAATTAAACAAGCTTACTTGGCTGGGCAAAAAACAATTACAATCAGTAGAACACCTGAAATAGGATTATTTGTTTCTGAAATGCCTTCTAATTTTGGGCAATCTCAATTCGATCAACTTCAGTCAAAATACCCAAACCGTTTTATGAGGCCGGTATACGAGAAAAGATATTTTTTATCCACCGTAAGCAATCCCACACAAGATTCGTCATATTACCCATATAAAACTTCAGGATTAATATATATAGATAATGATTTGTTAGCCAAAACAGGGTATTCAATCATAGGTAGATTACCACAAAATGAATTTGAAGTAGTGATTCCTTTACATTTAGTAGAGACATATCAAAAGGATGGTTATATCATTGATGATGAGATATTCGAGATCAATCAGCCAACAGATTTGTTAGGAAAGCAATTGTTTAATTACACAGATCTGATCATCGTTGGAATTATTGATACCCATTTCAATAAAGAACGGTATCTCCCATACGTTGAATCGAGCGATGGTGAGACTAAGTGGTTGCTTAGAGAAGAACTGGATGCAATCAACGACAATAGTCCACACACGTTTCTTTATGTACATAAGACATATTTGGATCAATTGTTAAATCAAAGTAACTATTTGTCATTTGGAAATTCAAGACTATTTAAGTACGATGAACCAAATAAAGACTTAGAAGAAACATATCAATCCAATGATACATTTATGATTGATTTTAAAATAATCAAAACAGATTCAATACCGAATGATGTTATTTTTAAACCTGGGGTTGATATGGATGGTTTAACAGAAAACCAAATAATCATTGGTATAGACACTTTGGATTTTTGGCTTATGGCGAAACCGTTCCCAGACTTTTACCCACTATATGAGGTGCTATTTGAAGAACTTGTTCAAAATTACGCGAACGAAAACTACGAAACATATAAGGATGATCTTGCATCATTAGATCAAATTTACACCAAAGCAGAGTTTGTACTAGCCTTAAGAGATTTTAACTACTTTAATGCCCTTGAATCAAGTCCATCTTACGCACTAGAACATAATGCAATGAATCAGGCATCCATAACAGTCATCTTAAATGATTCGAGAACCACCACCATGGCAACTTCTTTTCAATACGGATTAAGAGGTAGTCGCATAAGTGTATTTGATATCGAAATTGTTGGATTTTACCAAGGCGCATTTTCACTAGTTAATCAATCATTTTATGAACAGATTCAACAACAAACTGGTGCTTATCCATACCGTTCAGTGTTGGTTAATTTAACAGGCAATATGAATAACGACATTGCGTTTTTACATAGCGTTAGAAAATTAGGCGTTAGTTATGAAGTGACAAATGAGATTGAGTATATGATGTCATATAATGATAATTCGATGGTTTTTATGCAGAGCATGATTATTTGGGTTTCACTTGTTATTGCAATATTCGCTTCAATCTTATTCCATAATTTCATTCATATCAGCATTTCAAATAAGAAAAAAGACATTGGTATTCTTAGAGCACTTGGTTCAAGAAAAGTAGATATTTTCAGGATATTTTTGAGTGAAGTTCTATTCATGTCGTTAATCATAACCATCTTGTCATTGATTTTTACGACGATTTCTATTCACTACTTAAATGATTTTGTCCTTGACTACTTAAATTTAGACATAGATTTATTTTGGGTTGAGTTAAAACAAGTTGTATCTATACTAACCTTGACAATACTTGTATCAACCCTTTCTTCATGGTTACCTATTCACCGATATTCCAAACAAAAACCGGTCGATGTGATCAAAATCATCGAATCCTAA
- the pdxR gene encoding MocR-like pyridoxine biosynthesis transcription factor PdxR translates to MKTKSQSVYEELKRLILEGKYKPNEKLPSKRKLAYATQVSIFTIQNAYDQLLMEGYIYTKEKIGYFVSEGITPIQTKSTTTIVKPIIQPTTIYDLSFKTNVVDNDLFPLSTWTKLSREVLSTSIYPLMNVTPSEGILELRMEIVKYLEIYRHIQVIPEQIIVGSGSQPLLNLLVELLGREHIYALENPGYPRIYQTLKGLGVDIKPIALDESGVEVESLIKSNASILHITPAHQFPTGIVMPIQRRLALLQWAMENNRYIIEDDYDSEFRFGGAPVSTMFGLTKEPKVIYMNSFTKSLGPAFKMGYIVLPIELLPRYQEIKSHHSSTVPNFEQYILYKFMKEGHFDRHLNRTRLIYQKKIQIIQSVIKAYPMLEMKGNEAGLHFILKVHTKMSESDLVQALRTHKIDIKGLHEFDIEPTGSESPYLVMGYSGIHMENIKQQIQQLCEYIHQIINRKIE, encoded by the coding sequence ATATGAAGAACTCAAAAGACTCATCTTAGAGGGTAAATACAAACCCAATGAAAAACTACCTTCCAAACGAAAACTTGCCTACGCCACCCAAGTGTCGATTTTTACCATTCAAAATGCTTATGATCAACTCTTGATGGAAGGGTATATCTACACCAAAGAGAAGATAGGTTATTTTGTCAGTGAAGGCATTACCCCCATTCAAACAAAATCTACAACAACCATCGTTAAACCCATCATTCAACCAACCACTATTTATGACTTATCCTTTAAAACCAATGTCGTTGATAATGATTTGTTTCCACTATCCACATGGACAAAACTATCGAGAGAAGTCTTATCCACCAGTATTTATCCTTTGATGAATGTAACCCCCTCAGAAGGTATCTTAGAACTTCGTATGGAAATCGTTAAGTACTTAGAAATCTATCGACACATCCAAGTCATACCAGAACAAATCATCGTAGGTTCTGGTTCTCAACCACTACTCAATTTACTGGTTGAGTTACTAGGTAGAGAACACATATATGCCTTAGAAAACCCTGGGTACCCGAGAATCTATCAAACCCTCAAAGGGTTAGGTGTAGATATCAAACCCATTGCGTTAGACGAATCTGGGGTTGAAGTAGAATCGTTAATCAAATCAAACGCTTCGATTTTACACATCACCCCTGCCCATCAATTCCCAACGGGTATTGTGATGCCAATCCAAAGACGATTGGCATTACTTCAATGGGCTATGGAAAATAATCGTTATATCATTGAAGATGACTACGACAGTGAATTTAGATTTGGTGGAGCTCCAGTATCCACCATGTTTGGATTAACCAAAGAACCCAAAGTCATTTATATGAATTCCTTTACCAAGAGTTTAGGACCCGCATTTAAGATGGGTTATATCGTTTTACCTATAGAATTACTGCCAAGATATCAAGAGATTAAAAGCCATCATAGTAGTACCGTACCGAACTTCGAACAGTATATTTTATACAAATTCATGAAAGAAGGCCATTTTGACCGTCATTTAAATCGAACAAGACTCATTTATCAGAAAAAAATCCAAATCATTCAGTCTGTAATCAAAGCATATCCAATGCTTGAAATGAAGGGAAATGAAGCAGGACTTCATTTCATATTAAAGGTCCATACGAAGATGTCTGAATCCGATTTGGTACAAGCCTTAAGGACACACAAAATCGATATTAAAGGACTACACGAGTTTGATATTGAACCCACAGGTTCTGAATCACCTTATTTAGTGATGGGTTACTCTGGTATACACATGGAAAATATTAAACAACAAATTCAACAACTTTGTGAGTATATTCATCAAATAATCAATAGAAAAATTGAATAA